The Meriones unguiculatus strain TT.TT164.6M chromosome 1, Bangor_MerUng_6.1, whole genome shotgun sequence genome has a segment encoding these proteins:
- the Pank1 gene encoding pantothenate kinase 1 isoform X5, producing MDIGGTLVKLVYFEPKDITAEEEQEEVENLKSIRKYLTSNTAYGKTGIRDVHLELKNLTMCGRRGNLHFIRFPTCAMHMFIQMGSEKNFSSLHTTLCATGGGAFKFEEDFRMIADLQLHKLDELDCLIQGLLYVDSVGFNGKPECYYFENPTDPELCQKKPYCLDNPYPMLLVNMGSGVSILAVYSKDNYKRVTGTSLGGGTFLGLCCLLTGCETFEEALDMAAKGDSTNVDKLVKDIYGGDYERFGLQGSAVASSFGNMMSKEKRESISKEDLARATLVTITNNIGSIARMCALNENIDRVVFVGNFLRINMVSMKLLAYAMDFWSKGQLKALFLEHEGYFGAVGALLELFKMTEAQ from the exons ATGGATATTGGTGGAACCCTGGTTAAGCTGGTTTACTTTGAACCGAAGGATATCACGGCAgaagaagaacaggaagaagtAGAGAACCTGAAGAGCATCCGGAAGTATTTGACTTCTAACACTGCCTATGGCAAAACTGGGATCCGAGACGTCCACCTGGAACTGAAAAACCTGACAATGTGTGGGCGCAGAGGGAACCTGCACTTCATCCGCTTCCCCACCTGTGCCATGCACATGTTCATCCAGATGGGCAGCGAGAAGAACTTCTCCAGCCTCCACACCACTCTCTGTGCCACGGGAGGCGGGGCTTTCAAGTTTGAAGAGGACTTCAGAATG ATTGCGGACCTGCAGCTGCATAAACTGGACGAACTGGACTGCTTGATTCAGGGCCTGCTTTACGTTGACTCGGTTGGCTTCAACGGCAAGCCAGAATGCTACTATTTTGAAAACCCCACAGATCCCGAGTTGTGTCAGAAGAAGCCATACTGCCTTGATAACCCGTACCCTATGTTGCTGGTTAACATGGGCTCCGGAGTCAGCATTCTGGCAGTGTACTCCAAGGACAACTACAAAAGAGTGACGGGGACCAG TCTTGGAGGTGGGACATTCCTAGGCCTATGTTGCTTGCTGACTGGTTGTGAGACCTTTGAAGAAGCTCTGGACATGGCAGCTAAAGGCGACAGCACCAATGTTGATAAGCTGGTGAAGGACATATACGGAGGAGACTATGAACGATTTGGCCTTCAAGGATCTGCTGTAGCATCAAG CTTTGGCAACATGATGagtaaagaaaagagagaatcCATCAGCAAGGAGGACCTTGCCCGGGCCACACTGGTCACCATCACCAACAACATTGGCTCCATTGCTCGGATGTGTGCACTGAATGAG aacaTTGACAGAGTTGTATTTGTTGGGAACTTTCTCAGAATCAACATGGTCTCGATGAAGTTGTTAGCCTATGCAATGGACTTTTGGTCTAaagggcagctgaaagcactgTTTCTGGAACATGAG GGTTACTTTGGAGCTGTTGGGGCCCTGTTGGAACTGTTCAAAATGACTGAGGCACAGTAG
- the Pank1 gene encoding pantothenate kinase 1 isoform X3 — protein MKLVNGKKQSIRFQRAPFAPFPWFGMDIGGTLVKLVYFEPKDITAEEEQEEVENLKSIRKYLTSNTAYGKTGIRDVHLELKNLTMCGRRGNLHFIRFPTCAMHMFIQMGSEKNFSSLHTTLCATGGGAFKFEEDFRMIADLQLHKLDELDCLIQGLLYVDSVGFNGKPECYYFENPTDPELCQKKPYCLDNPYPMLLVNMGSGVSILAVYSKDNYKRVTGTSLGGGTFLGLCCLLTGCETFEEALDMAAKGDSTNVDKLVKDIYGGDYERFGLQGSAVASSFGNMMSKEKRESISKEDLARATLVTITNNIGSIARMCALNENIDRVVFVGNFLRINMVSMKLLAYAMDFWSKGQLKALFLEHEGYFGAVGALLELFKMTEAQ, from the exons CATTCCCGTGGTTTGGTATGGATATTGGTGGAACCCTGGTTAAGCTGGTTTACTTTGAACCGAAGGATATCACGGCAgaagaagaacaggaagaagtAGAGAACCTGAAGAGCATCCGGAAGTATTTGACTTCTAACACTGCCTATGGCAAAACTGGGATCCGAGACGTCCACCTGGAACTGAAAAACCTGACAATGTGTGGGCGCAGAGGGAACCTGCACTTCATCCGCTTCCCCACCTGTGCCATGCACATGTTCATCCAGATGGGCAGCGAGAAGAACTTCTCCAGCCTCCACACCACTCTCTGTGCCACGGGAGGCGGGGCTTTCAAGTTTGAAGAGGACTTCAGAATG ATTGCGGACCTGCAGCTGCATAAACTGGACGAACTGGACTGCTTGATTCAGGGCCTGCTTTACGTTGACTCGGTTGGCTTCAACGGCAAGCCAGAATGCTACTATTTTGAAAACCCCACAGATCCCGAGTTGTGTCAGAAGAAGCCATACTGCCTTGATAACCCGTACCCTATGTTGCTGGTTAACATGGGCTCCGGAGTCAGCATTCTGGCAGTGTACTCCAAGGACAACTACAAAAGAGTGACGGGGACCAG TCTTGGAGGTGGGACATTCCTAGGCCTATGTTGCTTGCTGACTGGTTGTGAGACCTTTGAAGAAGCTCTGGACATGGCAGCTAAAGGCGACAGCACCAATGTTGATAAGCTGGTGAAGGACATATACGGAGGAGACTATGAACGATTTGGCCTTCAAGGATCTGCTGTAGCATCAAG CTTTGGCAACATGATGagtaaagaaaagagagaatcCATCAGCAAGGAGGACCTTGCCCGGGCCACACTGGTCACCATCACCAACAACATTGGCTCCATTGCTCGGATGTGTGCACTGAATGAG aacaTTGACAGAGTTGTATTTGTTGGGAACTTTCTCAGAATCAACATGGTCTCGATGAAGTTGTTAGCCTATGCAATGGACTTTTGGTCTAaagggcagctgaaagcactgTTTCTGGAACATGAG GGTTACTTTGGAGCTGTTGGGGCCCTGTTGGAACTGTTCAAAATGACTGAGGCACAGTAG
- the Pank1 gene encoding pantothenate kinase 1 isoform X4 — MSVSFPWFGMDIGGTLVKLVYFEPKDITAEEEQEEVENLKSIRKYLTSNTAYGKTGIRDVHLELKNLTMCGRRGNLHFIRFPTCAMHMFIQMGSEKNFSSLHTTLCATGGGAFKFEEDFRMIADLQLHKLDELDCLIQGLLYVDSVGFNGKPECYYFENPTDPELCQKKPYCLDNPYPMLLVNMGSGVSILAVYSKDNYKRVTGTSLGGGTFLGLCCLLTGCETFEEALDMAAKGDSTNVDKLVKDIYGGDYERFGLQGSAVASSFGNMMSKEKRESISKEDLARATLVTITNNIGSIARMCALNENIDRVVFVGNFLRINMVSMKLLAYAMDFWSKGQLKALFLEHEGYFGAVGALLELFKMTEAQ; from the exons CATTCCCGTGGTTTGGTATGGATATTGGTGGAACCCTGGTTAAGCTGGTTTACTTTGAACCGAAGGATATCACGGCAgaagaagaacaggaagaagtAGAGAACCTGAAGAGCATCCGGAAGTATTTGACTTCTAACACTGCCTATGGCAAAACTGGGATCCGAGACGTCCACCTGGAACTGAAAAACCTGACAATGTGTGGGCGCAGAGGGAACCTGCACTTCATCCGCTTCCCCACCTGTGCCATGCACATGTTCATCCAGATGGGCAGCGAGAAGAACTTCTCCAGCCTCCACACCACTCTCTGTGCCACGGGAGGCGGGGCTTTCAAGTTTGAAGAGGACTTCAGAATG ATTGCGGACCTGCAGCTGCATAAACTGGACGAACTGGACTGCTTGATTCAGGGCCTGCTTTACGTTGACTCGGTTGGCTTCAACGGCAAGCCAGAATGCTACTATTTTGAAAACCCCACAGATCCCGAGTTGTGTCAGAAGAAGCCATACTGCCTTGATAACCCGTACCCTATGTTGCTGGTTAACATGGGCTCCGGAGTCAGCATTCTGGCAGTGTACTCCAAGGACAACTACAAAAGAGTGACGGGGACCAG TCTTGGAGGTGGGACATTCCTAGGCCTATGTTGCTTGCTGACTGGTTGTGAGACCTTTGAAGAAGCTCTGGACATGGCAGCTAAAGGCGACAGCACCAATGTTGATAAGCTGGTGAAGGACATATACGGAGGAGACTATGAACGATTTGGCCTTCAAGGATCTGCTGTAGCATCAAG CTTTGGCAACATGATGagtaaagaaaagagagaatcCATCAGCAAGGAGGACCTTGCCCGGGCCACACTGGTCACCATCACCAACAACATTGGCTCCATTGCTCGGATGTGTGCACTGAATGAG aacaTTGACAGAGTTGTATTTGTTGGGAACTTTCTCAGAATCAACATGGTCTCGATGAAGTTGTTAGCCTATGCAATGGACTTTTGGTCTAaagggcagctgaaagcactgTTTCTGGAACATGAG GGTTACTTTGGAGCTGTTGGGGCCCTGTTGGAACTGTTCAAAATGACTGAGGCACAGTAG